The following are encoded together in the Argopecten irradians isolate NY chromosome 5, Ai_NY, whole genome shotgun sequence genome:
- the LOC138323581 gene encoding uncharacterized protein: MSNKTLRIGFVGAGCVNFGRWNVSWDHASRLERLGGFQVIAIVDPDTDKAEQVLKTRQTSQHGGFYKDCVVLADIADLIRMHPDAVFIGVPPVARGSLQQNKDLELQCVKAGIHVFMEKPMSVLPLVKFQPYAAAIQKAIEEAKVVLSVGYMFRYHAAVMKMKELMKQHGGKVMSFNARYYYAYTEMTNIYWYNAELSGGPIVEQATHFCDLARYIVGDVDLATVHTLMLDSDDRSGAGHIAHVPLGAEDGIPPRKKIPRVTVSHWRFADGGLGCLTHSIALPGVRYEANIDVQLDGLKLSLIEPYQDSCILRVRNMEKGRRDEDRDFTFEGSDSYSTELKTFMEAVRTNDQSVIKSSYADAVKTYELTWAIRLSGEQNFRA, translated from the exons ATGTCCAACAAGACACTAAGGATAGGCTTCGTGGGGGCCGGTTGTGTAAATTTCGGAAGATGGAACGTTTCCTGGGACCATGCATCCCGGCTTGAACGCCTTGGAGGCTTCCAGGTAATAGCAATCGTTGATCCGGATACTGACAAAGCCGAACAGGTCCTGAAGACGCGACAGACGTCACAACATGGCGGCTTCTACAAGGACTGTGTCGTGCTAGCAGATATTGCTGATTTAATACGCATGCATCCAGATGCTGTTTTCATAGGTGTGCCTCCTGTAGCTAGGGGTAGCCTTCAGCAAAACAAAGACTTGGAACTACAGTGTGTGAAGGCAGGTATCCATGTGTTCATGGAGAAGCCCATGTCTGTGCTGCCTCTTGTGAAATTCCAACCGTATGCGGCAGCAATCCAGAAGGCGATAGAGGAAGCTAAAGTGGTGCTGTCGGTGGGATACATGTTCAG ATACCATGCTGCAGTTATGAAAATGAAGGAACTAATGAAGCAGCACGGAGGAAAGGTAATGTCATTTAATGCACGGTACTACTACGCTTACACAGAGATGActaatatatactggtataatGCCGAACTGAGCGGCGGTCCCATAGTCGAACAGGCCACTCACTTCTGCGACTTGGCAAGGTACATTGTTGGGGATGTTGACTTAGCGACTGTACATACTCTTATGCTGGACTCTGATGACAGAAGCGGCGCTGGTCATATTGCCCACGTTCCACTGGGCGCAGAAGATGGTATTCCGCCACGTAAGAAAATCCCACGTGTTACAGTCAGTCATTGGAGATTTGCGGACGGGGGATTAGGGTGTTTGACGCACTCGATCGCCCTACCCGGCGTCAGATATGAAGCCAACATTGACGTCCAACTGGATGGTTTGAAACTATCCTTAATAGAACCTTATCAGGACAGTTGTATTTTACGTGTTCGCAACATGGAGAAAGGGAGACGCGATGAGGACCGAGATTTCACATTTGAGGGAAGTGATTCCTACAGTACAGAATTGAAGACTTTCATGGAAGCTGTCCGAACCAATGACCAGTCGGTGATAAAAAGTTCGTACGCAGACGCAGTGAAGACTTACGAACTTACCTGGGCAATACGGCTTAGTGGAGAACAGAATTTTAGGGCCTAA